A genomic stretch from Chitinophagaceae bacterium includes:
- the hflX gene encoding GTPase HflX, with protein sequence MIERKQVIQQEERAIIVGVVQKGQTELQVQEYLEELSFLAETAGAVTIKRFIQRLSHPDSKTFVGKGKLQEIKKYVAEKDISLIIFDDELTGAQIMNIEKELGIYTIDRSDLILDIFARRAKTAQAKTQVELAQYQYILPRLKGMWKHLERQGGGVGTRGPGETEIETDRRIVKDKISVLRKRLAEIDKQAFTQRKDRGEFIRVALVGYTNVGKSTLMNILSKREVFAENKLFATLDTTTSKVVYENTPFLLSDTVGFIRKLPHHLVESFKSTLDEVRESDVLLHVVDISHPQYEEQINVVNKTLQDLKCHDKPVITIFNKMDLYETLHFDEWLEDDVKATILQEMKERWENETRGNCVFISATEKRNIPELRARILESVKQIYQIRYPYKTEYLY encoded by the coding sequence GTGATTGAACGTAAACAGGTAATACAACAGGAAGAAAGGGCCATCATCGTTGGCGTGGTGCAAAAAGGACAAACAGAATTGCAGGTGCAGGAATACCTCGAAGAATTATCCTTTCTCGCAGAAACAGCCGGTGCCGTAACAATAAAACGGTTTATTCAAAGATTGTCGCATCCCGACAGTAAAACCTTTGTTGGAAAAGGAAAGCTGCAGGAAATAAAAAAATACGTTGCGGAAAAAGACATTTCACTGATCATATTTGATGATGAACTCACTGGTGCCCAAATCATGAACATTGAAAAGGAACTGGGCATTTATACCATTGACAGAAGTGATCTTATTCTCGACATCTTCGCCCGTCGTGCAAAAACAGCACAGGCAAAAACACAGGTTGAGCTTGCACAATATCAATACATCTTACCAAGGCTGAAAGGTATGTGGAAACACCTTGAACGGCAGGGAGGCGGTGTTGGTACAAGAGGACCGGGTGAAACGGAGATTGAAACAGATCGACGTATTGTAAAAGATAAGATTTCTGTTTTACGTAAGCGATTGGCCGAAATTGATAAGCAGGCGTTCACACAACGTAAAGACAGGGGCGAATTTATTCGTGTTGCACTGGTTGGTTATACAAATGTTGGCAAAAGCACACTGATGAATATTCTCAGCAAACGTGAAGTATTTGCCGAAAACAAATTATTTGCAACCCTTGACACAACAACCAGTAAGGTTGTGTATGAAAACACACCTTTTCTGTTAAGCGATACAGTTGGGTTCATCCGTAAACTTCCTCATCACCTCGTTGAAAGCTTTAAAAGTACTTTAGATGAAGTAAGGGAAAGTGATGTCTTGCTTCATGTAGTTGACATTTCACATCCGCAGTACGAAGAACAAATCAATGTAGTAAACAAAACACTGCAGGATTTAAAGTGTCATGATAAGCCTGTTATCACCATCTTCAATAAAATGGATTTGTATGAAACACTGCATTTTGATGAATGGCTGGAAGATGATGTAAAAGCAACCATTTTACAGGAAATGAAAGAACGCTGGGAAAATGAAACAAGGGGAAACTGTGTGTTTATTTCTGCAACAGAGAAAAGAAATATTCCCGAACTGCGTGCAAGAATATTAGAAAGTGTAAAACAAATTTACCAGATTCGCTATCCCTATAAAACAGAGTATCTCTATTAA
- a CDS encoding outer membrane beta-barrel protein: MKKAILFLFLATTGISLFAQETEKKKKKDWSKVNLAGRPKDHLMLQVGYLQWLNKPDTIATKGFARSVNVYFSFDFPFKVDPRFSVGLGAGVGADNMFFDKGADRNLNIINGSAFSFAKETGKDTANKYKSMKLATTYLEAPVELRFMVDPEHPNKSLKFALGVKVGTIISATDKTKFTSDGNGNGAYVLKEKSRVHFNNLRLAGTARIGFGNFAIFGQYQLNDFIKEGRGPNQIRPFTFGLTLTGL; this comes from the coding sequence ATGAAAAAAGCAATACTGTTTTTATTTCTCGCAACAACAGGCATCTCCTTATTTGCGCAGGAAACTGAAAAGAAGAAAAAGAAAGACTGGTCAAAAGTAAATTTAGCCGGCAGACCAAAAGATCATTTAATGCTTCAGGTTGGGTATCTGCAATGGTTAAACAAACCTGATACGATTGCCACCAAAGGCTTTGCCAGATCGGTGAATGTCTATTTCTCATTTGACTTTCCGTTTAAAGTAGATCCACGATTCAGTGTTGGTCTGGGTGCAGGTGTTGGTGCAGATAATATGTTCTTTGATAAGGGAGCAGACAGAAACCTGAACATCATTAACGGTTCTGCATTCTCTTTTGCGAAAGAAACCGGAAAGGATACAGCTAATAAATACAAATCGATGAAACTTGCTACCACCTACCTCGAAGCTCCGGTAGAATTGCGTTTCATGGTTGATCCCGAGCATCCAAACAAGAGCTTAAAATTTGCACTGGGAGTAAAGGTTGGTACAATCATCAGTGCAACTGACAAAACAAAGTTCACTTCCGATGGTAATGGCAATGGTGCTTACGTTCTGAAAGAAAAATCCCGTGTACATTTTAATAACCTCCGGCTTGCAGGAACGGCCAGAATTGGTTTTGGAAACTTTGCCATCTTTGGTCAATACCAGCTTAACGATTTTATTAAGGAAGGTCGTGGACCCAACCAGATAAGACCGTTTACTTTTGGACTGACCTTAACCGGGTTATAA
- a CDS encoding HAD family phosphatase: MKNIRNVIFDLGGVLFNINFSLTEKAFTELGVKDFSSFFTQFHSNDLFVKLETGVDEDLFYEDFRTATGLQLSNDQIRDAWNALLLDFRMESIAALPELKSRYNLYLLSNTNEIHMQEFHRIYRTLFAESSFDDLFHAAYYSHRIGHRKPNAGAFEFVLKKHALIAEETLFIDDSINNIEAAQKLGIQTVHLLPGMKIEELGL, encoded by the coding sequence ATGAAAAATATTCGGAATGTCATTTTTGATCTTGGAGGAGTGCTGTTCAATATTAATTTCAGCCTGACTGAAAAAGCATTTACTGAACTCGGTGTAAAGGACTTTTCTTCTTTCTTTACTCAATTTCACAGCAATGATTTGTTTGTAAAACTGGAAACAGGAGTAGATGAGGATCTTTTTTACGAAGATTTCAGAACAGCTACGGGTTTGCAGCTTAGTAACGACCAGATCAGAGATGCATGGAACGCTTTACTCCTCGATTTCAGAATGGAAAGTATTGCCGCATTGCCCGAACTGAAAAGCAGGTATAATCTTTACCTGCTCAGTAATACCAATGAAATTCATATGCAGGAATTTCACCGGATATACAGAACTCTGTTTGCAGAATCATCTTTCGACGATTTATTTCATGCAGCTTATTATTCCCATCGCATTGGTCATAGAAAACCCAATGCAGGTGCTTTTGAATTTGTGTTGAAAAAACATGCACTTATTGCAGAAGAAACCCTGTTTATTGATGACAGTATCAATAATATTGAAGCCGCTCAAAAACTGGGCATTCAAACTGTTCATTTACTGCCGGGCATGAAAATAGAAGAACTTGGGTTATAG
- a CDS encoding ribosome maturation factor, giving the protein MNIEQKTARIKQFAEEIITKDPDSFLVDVKLKPGNIIQVFADADAGLSLGRCIAYNKALYKQIEEAAMFNEGDFELEVSSPGLEEPLKLNRQYLKNIGRLVEVVLKDGRKVEGKLLSAGTDVVVEETKGKGKKQEVLQHSLLFDDIKSTKIQIVFN; this is encoded by the coding sequence ATGAACATAGAACAAAAAACAGCAAGGATTAAGCAATTCGCTGAAGAAATCATCACCAAAGACCCGGATAGCTTCCTGGTAGACGTAAAACTGAAACCCGGAAATATTATCCAGGTGTTTGCAGATGCAGATGCAGGATTATCACTCGGCAGGTGTATTGCCTACAATAAGGCTTTGTACAAGCAAATTGAAGAAGCTGCCATGTTTAATGAAGGCGATTTTGAGTTAGAAGTTTCCTCTCCCGGGTTGGAAGAACCGCTGAAACTGAACAGGCAATACCTGAAAAATATCGGCCGGTTGGTTGAAGTGGTGCTGAAAGATGGCCGGAAAGTAGAAGGAAAACTGCTGTCAGCAGGAACGGATGTGGTGGTAGAAGAAACAAAGGGCAAAGGCAAAAAACAGGAGGTGTTGCAACACAGCCTTTTGTTTGACGACATAAAATCAACAAAAATTCAAATTGTATTTAATTAA
- the nusA gene encoding transcription termination/antitermination protein NusA has translation MASINLIESFQEFKDAENIDRPTMMKVLEDVFKTLLRKKYGADDNFDVIVNTEKGDLEIMRRRTIVDDGQVEDPLAQIAYSDAVKIEPDYEVGEELYEDVDIHDFGRRAILAAKQTLASRIGDLKKNGLVKKYTDRVGEIISAEVYQVWKKEVLLLDEEGNELLLPKSEQIPQDYFKKGENIRAVIKKVELKNNAPVIILSRTSPLFLAKLLEIEVPEIFDGLIVIKKIVREPGERAKVAVESFDDRIDPVGACVGMKGSRIHGIVRELKNENIDVINFTNNINLLIQRALTPSKITSMNIDQDRKHAEVYLKPDQVSLAIGKRGVNIKLACELTGFEIDVYRDAEGEQDEFDIDLDEFTDEIEGWVIDELKRVGCDTARSVMELTTEELERRTDLEKETIIEVQRVLKEEFESE, from the coding sequence ATGGCAAGTATCAATCTTATAGAAAGTTTCCAGGAGTTTAAAGATGCGGAAAATATTGACCGCCCCACTATGATGAAAGTGCTGGAAGATGTGTTTAAAACATTGCTGCGTAAAAAATACGGAGCTGATGACAACTTTGATGTAATCGTAAATACAGAAAAAGGTGATTTGGAAATCATGCGCCGTCGTACAATTGTTGATGACGGACAGGTGGAAGATCCACTGGCACAGATTGCTTACAGCGATGCAGTAAAGATTGAACCTGATTATGAAGTGGGTGAAGAGTTGTATGAAGATGTGGATATTCATGATTTCGGAAGACGTGCCATCCTTGCTGCCAAACAAACACTTGCCAGCCGTATTGGTGATTTAAAGAAAAACGGACTCGTTAAAAAATATACTGACAGGGTTGGAGAAATCATCAGCGCTGAAGTATACCAGGTTTGGAAAAAAGAAGTATTGCTGTTGGATGAAGAAGGAAATGAACTTTTGTTGCCAAAGAGCGAACAGATTCCACAGGATTATTTCAAAAAAGGTGAAAACATCCGTGCAGTCATTAAAAAAGTAGAGCTGAAAAATAATGCACCGGTAATCATTCTTTCGAGAACAAGTCCTTTATTCCTGGCTAAATTGCTGGAAATTGAAGTGCCTGAAATTTTCGACGGATTAATTGTGATAAAAAAGATTGTGCGTGAACCGGGAGAAAGAGCGAAAGTTGCAGTTGAAAGCTTCGATGATCGTATCGATCCGGTTGGTGCCTGTGTGGGTATGAAGGGCAGCCGTATTCATGGTATTGTGCGTGAATTGAAAAATGAAAATATAGATGTCATCAACTTCACTAACAATATTAACCTGCTGATCCAGCGTGCACTTACACCGTCAAAGATCACCAGCATGAATATTGACCAGGACAGAAAGCATGCAGAAGTATACCTGAAACCCGACCAGGTTTCACTGGCAATTGGTAAAAGAGGTGTGAACATTAAACTTGCCTGTGAATTAACCGGGTTTGAAATTGATGTTTACCGTGATGCAGAAGGTGAGCAGGATGAATTTGATATTGATCTGGATGAATTTACAGATGAGATTGAAGGATGGGTGATTGATGAGTTGAAACGTGTTGGTTGTGATACAGCCCGCAGCGTAATGGAGTTGACAACAGAAGAGCTGGAACGCCGTACTGATCTGGAAAAAGAAACCATCATTGAAGTACAGCGTGTGTTGAAAGAAGAATTTGAAAGCGAATAA
- the infB gene encoding translation initiation factor IF-2 yields MSESNTPRLMAAAKEFNIGKDTLIDFLAAKGFNKDDLKPTAKLTDAMYRSLQAEFSSDKLAKAKSDQIEIPKGGMADLKKKKEEEDISIKKEIKKVVAKEEPKVEEVKVVEPVAEVVESVPVVEVVVPEEPKIVAEPEITKIEAPEVEGPKVINKIDLDKIDSSTRPKKVEKKKVQKQEDKPATKKEKPVEKKIEPSVEEIPEEEEEPVIENIKADILEGPKILGKIDLPVNPETRPKPVSDKEKRKRKRIPIDKKSGSQPGGGHQQGGGQQQGGFQNRNNQQGAAPQRTGERKTIVSRTDRSKGGAAPRREDKVIDAKEIQEKLRETQAKLAGGGGRGKSLKAKYRKQKRDEMADHMNDGTEDNKLQVTEFVSAAELASLMDVSATDVVAKCFGLGLMVSINQRLDAEVIELVASEFGFEVEFIDMEKQAEMEEDDEVDDGDDLKPRAPIVTIMGHVDHGKTSLLDYIRNANVVSGEAGGITQHIGAYEVTNAEGKKITFLDTPGHEAFTAMRARGAKVTDIAIIVVAADDAVMPQTKEAISHAQAANVPMIFAVNKMDKDGANPQKIYEQLSQMNILVEEWGGKFQSQELSAKKGLNIDKLLEKILLEAELLDLKANPEREGTGSIIEASLDKGRGYVATILVQNGTLEQGDLIVSGQHYGRIKAMFNERNQRIEKAGPSTPVQILGLNGAPQAGEKFKVYEDEAEAKEVAGRRAQILREQGIRTKKHITLDEIGRRLALGNFKELNLIIKGDVDGSVEALTDSLQKLSTEEIAVNVVHKAVGQISEADVTLASASDAILIGFNVRPSMQASRLADQEGVEIKNYSIIYNAIEEVKSAMEGLLEPKITEKEVATVEIREVYKFDKATVAGCYVLEGKIKRDAKVRLFRDGILVYPRQEGGFAELGSLKRFKDDAKEVASNMECGLTIKNFADVNVGDTVVAFEEEEVKRTL; encoded by the coding sequence ATGTCAGAAAGTAATACACCACGGTTAATGGCAGCAGCCAAAGAGTTCAATATCGGTAAAGACACTCTTATTGATTTTTTGGCGGCAAAGGGATTTAACAAAGATGATCTGAAACCAACAGCAAAGCTTACAGATGCGATGTATCGTTCTCTGCAGGCAGAATTTTCATCTGACAAATTAGCCAAAGCAAAAAGTGATCAGATTGAGATCCCGAAAGGCGGCATGGCCGATCTGAAGAAGAAGAAAGAAGAAGAGGATATCTCTATCAAAAAAGAAATCAAAAAGGTTGTTGCAAAAGAAGAGCCGAAGGTTGAAGAGGTGAAGGTGGTTGAGCCGGTAGCAGAAGTTGTTGAATCGGTTCCTGTTGTTGAAGTAGTTGTTCCGGAAGAACCAAAAATTGTTGCAGAACCGGAGATCACAAAAATTGAAGCTCCTGAAGTTGAAGGGCCTAAGGTTATCAATAAAATTGATCTCGATAAAATAGATTCTTCTACACGTCCGAAGAAAGTAGAAAAAAAGAAAGTACAGAAGCAGGAAGATAAGCCTGCCACTAAGAAGGAAAAACCTGTTGAGAAAAAAATTGAACCATCGGTTGAAGAAATTCCGGAAGAGGAAGAAGAACCGGTTATTGAAAACATCAAAGCCGATATTTTAGAAGGGCCGAAGATTCTTGGTAAAATTGATTTACCTGTTAATCCTGAAACAAGACCCAAACCTGTTTCTGATAAAGAAAAAAGGAAACGTAAACGTATCCCGATTGATAAGAAAAGCGGTTCACAACCCGGCGGTGGTCATCAGCAGGGTGGCGGACAGCAGCAGGGTGGCTTCCAAAATAGGAATAATCAACAAGGTGCAGCTCCTCAACGTACCGGTGAAAGAAAAACAATTGTCAGCAGAACTGACCGCAGCAAAGGTGGTGCAGCTCCCCGCAGAGAAGATAAAGTTATTGATGCAAAAGAAATTCAGGAAAAACTCCGTGAAACGCAGGCCAAGCTTGCTGGCGGCGGCGGTCGTGGTAAGAGCTTAAAGGCAAAATACCGTAAACAGAAGCGTGACGAAATGGCCGATCATATGAATGACGGCACTGAAGATAATAAGCTGCAGGTAACTGAATTTGTAAGTGCAGCAGAGTTAGCCAGTTTAATGGATGTTTCAGCAACTGATGTTGTCGCAAAATGTTTCGGACTTGGTTTAATGGTATCCATCAATCAGCGTCTGGATGCTGAAGTAATTGAACTGGTTGCCAGTGAATTTGGCTTTGAAGTTGAGTTCATTGATATGGAGAAGCAGGCAGAAATGGAGGAAGATGATGAGGTGGATGATGGAGATGATCTGAAGCCAAGAGCTCCGATTGTTACCATTATGGGACACGTAGATCATGGTAAAACTTCATTGCTTGATTATATCCGTAATGCAAATGTTGTATCTGGCGAAGCCGGAGGTATTACTCAGCACATTGGTGCATACGAAGTAACCAATGCAGAAGGTAAAAAGATCACCTTCCTCGATACTCCTGGTCACGAAGCGTTTACAGCGATGCGTGCACGTGGTGCGAAAGTGACGGATATTGCCATCATAGTTGTAGCTGCTGATGATGCAGTAATGCCGCAAACAAAGGAAGCCATCAGTCATGCGCAGGCAGCAAATGTGCCAATGATTTTTGCGGTTAATAAAATGGATAAAGACGGAGCTAATCCGCAGAAGATATATGAGCAGTTATCACAAATGAATATCCTTGTTGAAGAGTGGGGTGGTAAATTCCAAAGCCAGGAATTATCGGCCAAGAAGGGATTGAACATTGATAAGTTGCTGGAGAAAATATTACTGGAAGCTGAGTTGCTTGATCTGAAGGCAAATCCTGAAAGAGAAGGTACTGGTTCTATTATTGAAGCATCACTGGATAAGGGCCGTGGATACGTAGCAACCATCCTGGTACAAAACGGAACACTTGAACAGGGTGATCTGATTGTATCGGGTCAGCATTACGGACGTATCAAAGCCATGTTCAATGAAAGAAATCAGCGTATTGAAAAAGCCGGTCCCTCAACACCTGTTCAGATACTTGGTTTAAATGGCGCACCGCAGGCGGGTGAGAAATTTAAAGTGTATGAAGATGAAGCCGAAGCAAAAGAAGTGGCTGGACGTCGTGCACAGATTCTCCGTGAGCAGGGTATCAGAACCAAGAAACATATTACACTCGATGAAATCGGTCGTCGTTTGGCACTCGGTAACTTTAAGGAACTGAACCTGATCATTAAAGGTGATGTGGATGGTTCCGTAGAAGCCTTAACGGATTCATTACAGAAACTTTCTACTGAAGAAATTGCGGTGAATGTGGTTCATAAAGCGGTAGGGCAAATTTCAGAAGCGGATGTTACACTTGCAAGTGCATCAGATGCGATCCTGATTGGTTTCAACGTTCGTCCATCCATGCAGGCTTCAAGATTAGCAGATCAGGAAGGAGTGGAAATTAAAAACTACTCTATTATCTATAATGCAATTGAAGAGGTGAAAAGTGCGATGGAAGGTTTACTTGAACCGAAGATCACAGAAAAAGAAGTTGCAACTGTTGAAATCCGTGAAGTGTACAAGTTTGATAAAGCAACCGTTGCCGGTTGTTATGTACTGGAAGGAAAGATCAAACGTGATGCGAAGGTTCGGTTGTTCCGTGATGGTATCCTGGTTTATCCAAGACAGGAAGGTGGTTTTGCAGAACTTGGAAGTTTAAAACGCTTCAAAGACGATGCAAAAGAAGTTGCTTCCAACATGGAGTGCGGTTTAACCATTAAGAACTTTGCAGATGTGAACGTAGGCGATACAGTTGTTGCCTTTGAAGAAGAAGAAGTGAAACGTACATTATAA
- a CDS encoding peptidylprolyl isomerase: protein MKKLVTVIVLFAALAVQAQTKKITADKIIGVVGDRIVLKSDIDNQLNDAKSKEYDLPPDAHCYLMQQLIINKMLAIQAEKDSLPVSDEEVEADVDNRIRYFIQQYGSREVIEQITGKTIYQFREEMREPIKEGKLAGAMRNKIVENVKITPNEVKAYFDKIPKDSLRFYEMELEIGEIVIYPKAGREMEEYAQDELKEYKKMVESGSKKFEFLAAQYSEDPGVKENGGLYVLNRNDKQWDPTFFNTAMSLKEGQISRVIKSKFGYHIIQCLSRNGEEVTVRHILKIPRINQEDISLAISKLDTVRSKIIAGTIKFGEAVNKYSDEPNSKFTGGRKTAQDGSSVITIDQLDKDIIPLLEKLKPGEYSQPVAFTDESGKKGVRMVHLISRTAPHRENLKDDYSKLSDRALELKKERELEKWFIKNSQTFYVDIDDEYKSCEAIKAILGETVKSKENVKILVPPAAGLSFVWNIACMYIHLYCETGTSNTKCEF, encoded by the coding sequence ATGAAAAAATTAGTTACCGTAATTGTTTTGTTTGCTGCACTGGCAGTACAGGCACAAACAAAAAAGATCACAGCAGACAAGATCATTGGAGTTGTAGGTGATCGTATTGTATTGAAATCTGATATTGACAATCAGCTCAACGATGCAAAAAGCAAGGAATATGATCTGCCTCCTGATGCACATTGTTATTTAATGCAGCAGCTCATCATCAATAAAATGCTGGCCATCCAGGCAGAAAAAGATTCATTGCCGGTTAGTGATGAAGAGGTGGAAGCAGATGTTGACAACCGTATCCGTTATTTTATTCAGCAGTATGGTTCAAGAGAAGTAATTGAACAGATCACCGGTAAAACCATTTACCAGTTCCGTGAGGAAATGCGTGAGCCAATTAAAGAAGGAAAGCTGGCGGGTGCAATGCGCAATAAAATTGTAGAGAATGTAAAGATCACTCCCAATGAAGTAAAGGCATATTTTGACAAGATACCCAAAGACAGCTTACGTTTTTATGAAATGGAACTGGAGATTGGCGAGATTGTTATTTATCCAAAGGCCGGAAGAGAAATGGAAGAATATGCACAGGATGAATTGAAAGAGTATAAGAAGATGGTTGAAAGCGGATCAAAGAAATTTGAATTCCTGGCAGCCCAGTACAGTGAAGATCCAGGCGTTAAAGAAAATGGAGGATTATATGTATTGAACAGAAATGATAAACAGTGGGATCCTACTTTTTTCAATACAGCGATGAGTTTAAAGGAAGGACAGATTTCAAGAGTAATTAAATCAAAGTTTGGGTATCATATTATTCAGTGTCTTTCAAGGAATGGAGAAGAAGTAACAGTCCGCCACATTTTGAAAATTCCACGAATCAATCAGGAAGACATTAGTTTGGCTATTAGCAAGCTCGATACTGTACGTTCAAAGATTATTGCCGGTACAATTAAATTTGGTGAAGCAGTGAATAAATATTCTGATGAACCCAATTCAAAATTCACTGGTGGACGTAAAACCGCTCAGGATGGGTCATCTGTAATTACCATTGATCAATTGGATAAAGATATTATTCCCTTACTGGAAAAATTAAAACCAGGTGAGTATTCTCAGCCAGTGGCATTTACTGACGAAAGCGGTAAGAAAGGTGTACGCATGGTTCACCTCATCAGCCGCACAGCACCGCACAGGGAAAATCTGAAAGATGATTACAGTAAACTTTCAGACCGTGCTTTAGAATTGAAAAAAGAAAGGGAACTGGAGAAATGGTTTATAAAGAATTCTCAGACTTTCTATGTAGATATTGATGATGAGTATAAAAGCTGCGAAGCCATTAAAGCCATCCTCGGAGAAACAGTAAAAAGTAAAGAGAATGTGAAAATATTGGTCCCGCCAGCGGCGGGACTTTCTTTTGTTTGGAATATTGCATGTATGTACATACATTTGTATTGTGAAACTGGAACAAGCAATACAAAGTGTGAATTTTAA
- a CDS encoding MarR family transcriptional regulator encodes MNFKNETHKAGLNILYTAWWLKTLMSKELKSFGLTHEQYNVLRILKGKSPEEMCVKDIACRMIEKSSNVPRIIDRLVIKKLVRRSNDANDKRHTVMSLTEAGLNILDLSTKKINQVFEKTILMNEGSAAELNNLLELIRENES; translated from the coding sequence GTGAATTTTAAAAACGAAACCCATAAGGCGGGGCTGAATATTTTATATACAGCCTGGTGGCTCAAGACATTGATGAGCAAAGAGCTGAAGAGCTTTGGATTAACCCATGAACAATACAATGTGCTCAGGATCCTGAAAGGAAAGTCGCCGGAAGAAATGTGTGTGAAGGATATTGCCTGCCGCATGATTGAGAAAAGCTCAAATGTACCAAGGATTATAGACAGGCTGGTCATAAAAAAGCTGGTAAGACGTTCTAATGATGCAAACGATAAAAGGCATACGGTGATGTCGCTTACGGAAGCAGGTTTAAATATTCTTGATCTGAGCACAAAAAAGATCAACCAGGTTTTTGAGAAAACAATTTTGATGAATGAAGGATCAGCAGCAGAGTTGAACAACCTGCTTGAATTGATCAGAGAAAACGAAAGTTGA